One region of Theileria equi strain WA chromosome 4 map unlocalized gcontig_1105316255039, whole genome shotgun sequence genomic DNA includes:
- a CDS encoding conserved hypothetical protein (encoded by transcript BEWA_053190A), which translates to MTKATSTPTRVAHTRSGASKKTPIKSEKRTRTPKSSPCRENDDLDIVALTNSKLYSICMDGCDDVKANSDDFLGFLFHGATNNISTSTVGMYGEIKLSSLLTICNTMVEYGLDDKSVVLDLGSGRGVPNFVFSANAHPFSSIGIEKCPMAYLNSINNMCTVLNRDVVKSRDFGKNEIVKSEETDTFETVTPKRRIKTEEDYSVYTQLEDPYMECDTAAETPDLTYAPEVFTPMVDVTNVLDELKHQPTTHGLAFVNEDITAYDNFDGVTHFYSFDVAMEKPLINNMVYQFMNTKTAWLFASFVGDLITNFDLKDCFIAAKIFCKMYISGESRICFVYVKNNWREIKQNADYSILKKLYTTKKEKLTTDGYLHTGSININQWNEPQSAIDVIKLSKLSLYSQYLWYLKKMHKMTRPRITRSSSESYYGYSAKRRNDLCNERDALVEKIANTTDRNVLNRYRQELKSHISSHFKKVGTYPG; encoded by the coding sequence ATGACAAAGGCTACCTCTACACCCACAAGAGTAGCGCACACACGGAGTGGTGCCTCAAAGAAGACTCCCATCAAGTCTGAAAAGCGAACAAGAACGCCCAAAAGTTCACCGTGTCGTGAAAACGATGATTTGGACATTGTAGCCCTTACAAACTCCAAGCTCTACAGCATCTGTATGGATGGATGCGATGATGTCAAGGCTAATTCGGATGACTTTCTGGGCTTCTTGTTCCATGGAGCCACCAACAACATTAGCACTTCAACGGTTGGTATGTATGGAGAAATCAAACTCTCTTCTTTGCTAACTATTTGTAACACTATGGTTGAATACGGTCTGGATGATAAGAGTGTCGTTCTCGATTTAGGAAGTGGCAGAGGCGTTCCGAATTTTGTGTTTTCGGCAAATGCACATCCATTTTCCTCGATTGGTATCGAAAAGTGTCCGATGGCATATCTTAATTCCATAAACAACATGTGTACTGTGCTTAATCGGGATGTTGTAAAGAGCAGAGATTTTGGAAAGAATGAGATTGTTAAATCTGAGGAGACTGATACTTTTGAAACAGTTACTCCAAAGAGAAGGATAAAGACCGAAGAAGATTATTCTGTTTACACACAGCTTGAAGATCCTTATATGGAATGCGATACAGCGGCTGAGACACCCGATTTGACATATGCTCCGGAGGTGTTCACTCCAATGGTAGACGTTACAAATGTGTTGGATGAGTTAAAGCATCAGCCAACTACTCATGGACTCGCATTTGTTAATGAGGATATAACTGCATACGACAATTTTGATGGCGTTACCCACTTTTACAGCTTTGATGTTGCCATGGAAAAGCCTCTTATAAACAACATGGTGTACCAGTTTATGAATACAAAAACAGCATGGCTGTTTGCCTCGTTTGTTGGTGATCTTATcacaaattttgatttaAAGGACTGTTTTATTGCtgcaaaaatattttgcaaaatgtACATTAGTGGCGAATCTCGAATTTGTTTTGTATATGTAAAAAATAACTGGAGAGAAATTAAACAAAATGCAGATTATTCAATATTGAAAAAGCTTTATACgacaaagaaggaaaagttGACAACAGATGGCTACCTTCACACTGGAAGCATAAATATTAACCAGTGGAACGAGCCCCAATCCGCGATTGATGTTATTAAACTTTCCAAACTGTCTCTGTACTCACAATATCTTTGGTATCTCAAGAAAATGCACAAGATGACGCGTCCACGCATAACTAGATCATCTTCTGAGTCATATTATGGATATTCTGCAAAGAGAAGAAATGACCTTTGCAATGAACGTGACGCGCTCGTTGAAAAGATCGCAAACACTACGGACAGGAATGTTTTGAATAGATATAGACAAGAACTAAAATCGCACATTTCTAGtcattttaaaaaggtTGGTACATACCCCGGTTAa
- a CDS encoding conserved hypothetical protein (encoded by transcript BEWA_053200A): protein MTVCVDTDLINFATFDDTIKMTYKSKQHSSEKSSSRKNIDKRDTHSNRHKSKHKSVSPKRRIEHRESSSRSHHREKREIDKREESKSDGLSFNKGYFLEKVESSELQKEFELSNYSKAYGLDLSGFVGLSSEILSIGSISKDKEYTKAERKKFREEEIKLHKDRFWKCKKCSFMNYLSNYACMGCKGLKGACSSR, encoded by the coding sequence ATGACCGTTTGCGTGGACACAGACTTAATAAATTTCGCGACTTTTGACGATACCATTAAGATGACATATAAATCCAAACAACATTCCAGCGAAAAGAGTTCAAGTCGTAAGAATATTGATAAAAGGGACACACATTCCAATCGCCACAAATCTAAACATAAAAGTGTGTCCCCCAAACGTCGTATCGAACATAGAGAATCGTCCTCTAGGTCTCATCATAGAGAGAAACGCGAAATAGACAAAAGGGAAGAATCCAAGTCCGATGGACTATCATTTAACAAGGGATACTTTCTAGAAAAGGTAGAATCCAGCGAGCTACAAAAGGAATTCGAACTATCAAACTACAGCAAGGCTTATGGATTAGATCTGTCTGGTTTTGTAGGACTTTCTTCGGAAATATTAAGTATAGGATCCATATCCAAGGATAAGGAATACACCAAAGCTGAGAGAAAAAAGTTtagagaagaagaaattaaGTTACACAAGGATCGCTTTTGGAAGTGCAAAAAGTGTTCATTCATGAATTATTTGTCAAACTACGCCTGTATGGGTTGCAAGGGGTTGAAGGGAGCATGTTCCTCGCGCTAA
- a CDS encoding hypothetical protein (encoded by transcript BEWA_053210A) — MVYVMPGSSESILPSTITAYGGANCSALAVSRDGMTIATATDDYVNIYPVSSLWLPCISYNIPIHIKDNNIELQSKICKHSNCIYKEKLKPYERTVNQKKRERRQNSKQRSQTEGTIQNLYFFGEDNRHLIAIGPSMFLVYDLMTMDLDPIISFDMRYFGLDSEMEVGKSGTFLVSLTVLNIDRKIVHSDQYEKPLSSIDFVLSVKPYIPTYYRILFDEDNNWWIVDCPYTVGIIPEESLDDDVPYLLFNHARSQYPKNTLCSLVSDPCVIVDLEDSKYTSGITPTSSSNLSINSCIPSNSTKCAIGGNKSSVSSSSADDENLQEGDTEIPISNEKNDYKDEPAGEDKIPEYINGNNQSYVCQIPSFGTLSKKTKDVKPKKNIIADTKSGTYYPFCLLEQKVNYTDKEILEHAKYIGEEDIVIYYNQQFLFSTSIPISTIIMLKFTLCNFFLVKWKDSKPYIELKWIGNTDSTIISDILLTNVGIKVHTFLSRGYGKLFTIIASDRFFLLKYTSSSPVSANLKRCNNTMLNGNSVKMHILNIVENDEESTIALQYTHYDPVLRLRYCTASFSNDETGGYLVICTNFTTQWGLQFFNLVSQSGVDAIRLILDISKCKGFTHILWPPNHNKLIVISKINGELYQLEPKTKRNWVGLIPNFSAIDKNIEVIEEEDIFDSVKTSKPAQDLTRVEKVPKKKRIEKTNYPFYHLGFSLIGDNWNNLDFYLDIQGQKPTIHADTSENKLTYTNKIKCALENFK; from the coding sequence ATGGTTTATGTTATGCCCGGCTCGTCTGAATCAATATTGCCCTCCACAATCACAGCCTATGGTGGCGCAAATTGTTCAGCGCTAGCTGTATCACGTGATGGAATGACTATTGCCACAGCGACTGACGATTACGTAAATATATACCCCGTATCGTCACTATGGCTTCCTTGTATAAGCTACAATATACCAATCCATATAAAAGACAACAACATTGAACTGCAAAGTAAAATATGCAAACACTCAAATTGCATATACAAGGAAAAGCTGAAACCTTATGAACGCACAGTTAACCAAAAAAAACGTGAACGTAGACAAAATTCCAAGCAACGCTCACAGACTGAAGGAACaatacaaaatttgtatttttttGGAGAAGATAATAGGCATCTAATTGCGATTGGTCCATCAATGTTTCTCGTTTATGATCTAATGACCATGGATTTGGATCCAATAATATCCTTTGATATGCGTTATTTTGGTCTTGATTCTGAAATGGAAGTTGGGAAATCAGGCACATTCTTGGTTTCCCTCACTGTACTAAACATAGATCGCAAGATTGTACACAGTGATCAATATGAAAAACCGTTATCATCTATAGATTTTGTACTAAGTGTAAAACCGTATATACCCACATACTATCGCATTTTgtttgatgaagataaCAATTGGTGGATTGTAGACTGCCCTTATACTGTTGGTATTATTCCAGAGGAATCTCTCGATGATGATGTCCCATACCTATTGTTTAATCATGCTAGATCGCAATATCCAAAAAATACACTCTGTTCTCTTGTTTCAGATCCATGTGTAATTGTGGATTTGGAAGATTCAAAATATACTTCTGGTATAACGCCAACAAGTAGCTCTAATCTCTCAATAAATTCTTGCATCCCCTCAAACTCGACAAAATGTGCTATTGGGGGTAATAAATCCTCTGTTTCAAGCTCCAGTGCGGACGATGAAAATCTACAGGAGGGCGATACAGAAATACCAATATCTAACGAAAAGAATgattataaagatgaacCTGCTGGTGAAGATAAAATTCCAGAGTATATAAATGGGAATAACCAAAGTTATGTCTGTCAAATCCCATCATTTGGAACCCTAAGTAAAAAGACTAAAGATGTAAAGCCCAAAAAAAATATTATAGCAGATACAAAAAGCGGTACATATTATCCCTTTTGTCTTTTGGAGCAAAAAGTCAACTATACAGATAAGGAAATTCTGGAACATGCAAAATATATTGGTGAGGAGGACATTGttatttattataatcaacaatttttgttttctACATCAATCCCAATATCTACCATTATAATGCTAAAGTTTACACTTTGTAATTTTTTTCTAGTAAAGTGGAAAGATTCCAAACCTTATATTGAGCTAAAATGGATTGGGAATACAGATTCTACAATTATATCGGACATTCTTCTAACCAATGTAGGAATTAAGGTACATACCTTCTTGTCTAGAGGATATGGGAAGCTATTTACCATCATAGCTTCTGATCGCTTCTTTCTTTTAAAATACACATCAAGTTCTCCAGTATCTGCAAATTTAAAACGTTGCAATAATACAATGCTAAACGGAAACTCGGTGAAAATGCACATACTAAACATTGTcgaaaatgatgaagaaagtACAATTGCATTACAATACACTCACTATGATCCAGTTCTCAGGCTAAGATATTGCACCGCTTCATTTAGCAACGATGAAACCGGAGGATATCTAGTGATTTGTACCAACTTTACAACCCAGTGGGGATTGCAATTCTTTAACCTAGTATCGCAATCTGGTGTAGATGCCATTCGTTTAATACTCGACATATCCAAATGCAAAGGATTCACCCATATATTATGGCCACCAAATCACAACAAACTCATTGTTATTTCAAAAATTAATGGTGAACTCTACCAGTTGGAACCAAAAACAAAGAGAAACTGGGTAGGACTCATTCCCAATTTCTCAGcaattgataaaaatatcgaAGTTATCGAAGAAGAGGACATTTTTGATTCCGTAAAAACATCAAAACCTGCTCAAGATCTGACAAGGGTAGAAAAGGTACCCAAGAAAAAAAGAATCGAAAAAACAAACTACCCCTTTTATCACCTAGGATTCTCCCTAATTGGAGACAACTGGAACAATCTCGACTTTTATCTAGATATACAAGGACAAAAACCAACCATACATGCAGACACTAGTGAAAATAAACTAACATATACAAACAAAATCAAATGTGCTCtagaaaattttaaataa
- a CDS encoding conserved hypothetical protein (encoded by transcript BEWA_053220A) — MNLLLKRHNGAFIDRITVPDDASVEDLKSIFCEKSNGPRLVGNKLTDCGVKDDTSLYFKDLGVQISWRLVFFIEYLGPLIITPLLYYFPSVFYSQESKGRIFTQQLAFVMLMFHFIKREFETLFLHKFSKNTMPIMNLFKNCFHYWILCGLGIGYYLFHPLYTPIMFLNSKYEKMVLFVLFFVFQFMMFMTHLTLRRLRPAGTTERGIPMNWGFQFVSCANYLWELMVWICFALFVNTVTAYFFVVVVTFILCQWAKKRHNRYLVEFPNYSKTRMALIPFIY, encoded by the exons ATGAATTTACTCTTGAAGCGTCATAATGGCGCGTTCATAGATCGGATAACTGTGCCGGACGACGCTTCAGTTGAGGATTTAAAGAGCATTTTCTGCGAAAAAT CAAACGGACCCCGATTGGTCGGCAATAAGCTGACAGACTGTGGCGTCAAGGATGATACATCGctatattttaaagatttgG GAGTTCAAATTTCCTGGAGACTGGTGTTTTTTATCGAGTACCTCGGACCGCTGATTATAACTCCGTTGCTCTACTATTTTCCCTCTGTATTTTACAGCCAAGAGTCAAAGGGAAGGATTTTTACTCAACAACTTGCCTTTGTCATGCTCATGTTCCATTTTATCAAGCGGGAATTTGAGACGCTATTTTTGCACAAGTTTTCGAAAAACACAATGCCTATAATGAATCTATTCAAGAATTGCTTCCACTACTG GATCCTATGTGGATTGGGAATTGGATACTATTTGTTCCATCCCTTGTACACTCCCATAatgtttttaaattcaAAGTATGAAAAGATGGTGCTTTTCGTACTATTTTTTGTCTTCCAGTTCATGATGTTCATGACGCACTTGACCCTTCGCAGACTACGACCTGCAG GTACAACGGAACGGGGAATTCCCATGAATTGGGGGTTTCAGTTTGTATCCTGCGCAAACTACTTGTGGGAGTTGATGGTATGGATTTGCTTTGCTTTATTTGTAAATACGGTGACTGCTTATTTCTTTGTCGTAGTGGTTACCTTTATCTTGTGTCAATGGGCTAAAAAGAGACACAATAGGTATCTTGTAGAGTTTCCAAATTACTCTAAAACGAGGATGGCACttataccatttatatattAA